In a single window of the Caulobacter soli genome:
- a CDS encoding DUF2635 domain-containing protein, with amino-acid sequence MAPRLSSAAPALPNPIPVGHPVLVAPAAGRRVRDPAAGYQVVPDEGKAVAWSTHWARLKADDDITVGPVLPAAAETSEA; translated from the coding sequence ATGGCCCCGCGCCTTTCCTCGGCCGCCCCCGCGCTGCCCAACCCGATCCCCGTTGGCCACCCGGTGCTGGTGGCTCCGGCCGCCGGCCGCCGCGTGCGCGACCCCGCCGCCGGCTACCAGGTCGTGCCCGACGAGGGCAAGGCCGTGGCCTGGTCGACCCACTGGGCCCGCCTGAAGGCCGACGACGACATCACCGTCGGGCCCGTCCTGCCGGCCGCCGCTGAAACCTCCGAGGCCTGA
- a CDS encoding phage protein Gp37, whose amino-acid sequence MIGEIENAMVKSLDAASKAGVLGYAYRDCESLPADIDERLIKKVPRYPAAWVTFASLRTLQQMKGGSAKVEASFAVIVAAENLRNERATRQGGSESEVGSYQMFQDAAGLLAGQTFGLPIEGLELGGVTPVTSPTGSERLSLFKVALTTRFVFSPTMPAHVAELADFETFFVAWDLPPHGDTDATSLITLETT is encoded by the coding sequence ATGATCGGCGAGATCGAGAACGCCATGGTCAAGAGCCTGGACGCGGCCAGTAAGGCCGGCGTGCTGGGCTACGCCTACCGTGATTGCGAGAGCCTGCCGGCGGACATCGACGAGCGCCTGATCAAGAAGGTGCCGCGCTATCCGGCCGCCTGGGTGACGTTCGCCAGCCTGCGCACCCTGCAGCAGATGAAGGGCGGCTCGGCCAAGGTCGAGGCCAGCTTCGCGGTGATCGTCGCGGCCGAGAACCTGCGCAACGAACGCGCCACCCGCCAGGGCGGCTCGGAGTCCGAGGTGGGCAGCTACCAGATGTTCCAGGACGCGGCCGGCCTGCTGGCCGGCCAGACCTTCGGCCTGCCGATCGAGGGGCTGGAGCTGGGCGGCGTGACCCCGGTCACCTCGCCGACGGGATCGGAACGGCTCAGCCTGTTCAAGGTCGCCCTGACCACGCGCTTCGTCTTCTCCCCGACCATGCCGGCTCACGTCGCCGAGCTGGCCGACTTCGAGACCTTCTTCGTCGCCTGGGACCTGCCGCCGCACGGCGACACCGACGCGACCAGTCTGATCACCCTGGAGACCACCTGA
- a CDS encoding phage virion morphogenesis protein, protein MASAPVVLEAQGLTQTQLLWGALVRKLGTLKPLMETVGSYLESSIESRFVRQVGPDGKRWKPSVRAQATGGMTLTDSRRLRDSITHNADDRSVAVGTNVVYAAAHQFGLNRPVTIGEHNRLIHEAFGRPLRFGVWQTVREHSVNPNIPARPFVGLDAEDVDEIQHLTIDYMGGVMAQAVAA, encoded by the coding sequence ATGGCGTCCGCTCCTGTCGTCCTGGAAGCCCAAGGCCTGACCCAGACCCAGCTGCTGTGGGGCGCGCTGGTTCGTAAGCTGGGCACGCTGAAGCCCCTGATGGAGACCGTCGGGTCCTATCTGGAAAGCTCGATCGAGAGCCGGTTCGTCCGCCAGGTCGGCCCGGACGGCAAGCGCTGGAAGCCCTCCGTCCGCGCCCAGGCCACGGGCGGCATGACCCTGACCGACAGCCGCCGGCTGCGCGACAGCATCACCCACAACGCCGACGACCGCAGCGTCGCGGTCGGCACCAACGTCGTCTACGCCGCCGCCCACCAGTTCGGCCTGAACCGGCCGGTGACGATCGGCGAGCACAACCGCCTGATCCACGAGGCGTTCGGCCGGCCGCTGCGGTTCGGCGTCTGGCAGACGGTGCGCGAGCACTCGGTCAACCCGAACATCCCGGCCCGGCCGTTCGTCGGCCTGGACGCCGAGGACGTCGACGAGATCCAGCACCTGACCATCGACTACATGGGCGGCGTCATGGCCCAGGCGGTGGCGGCATGA
- a CDS encoding gp436 family protein, whose amino-acid sequence MTYATLQDLTDVCGARELIQLSDRGDMPVDWIDEAVVTRALSDADELINGYLGGVYALPLTNAPRMLIGAACDIARYKLWKDRASDEVVRRFKEALALLTQIQGGRVKLPDQAGVEPAAKTGVILTSMPERQFTRDTMRRF is encoded by the coding sequence GTGACCTACGCCACTCTCCAGGACCTGACCGACGTCTGCGGCGCGCGCGAGCTGATTCAGCTCAGCGATCGCGGCGACATGCCGGTCGACTGGATCGACGAGGCGGTCGTGACGCGCGCCCTGAGCGACGCCGACGAGCTGATCAACGGCTATCTGGGCGGGGTCTACGCCCTGCCGCTGACCAACGCCCCGCGCATGTTGATCGGCGCGGCCTGCGACATCGCCCGCTACAAGCTCTGGAAGGACCGGGCCAGCGACGAGGTCGTGCGCCGCTTCAAGGAAGCCCTGGCGCTGCTGACCCAGATCCAGGGCGGCCGGGTGAAGCTGCCCGACCAGGCCGGTGTCGAGCCGGCGGCCAAGACCGGCGTCATCCTGACGTCCATGCCCGAGCGGCAGTTCACCCGTGACACGATGAGGCGCTTCTGA
- a CDS encoding Mu-like prophage major head subunit gpT family protein translates to MLITQENLEALRTGFRTDFKGGMTRVKPSYQAFTTEVPSATKITTYGFLKNWPIFRRWLGERRIQSLEELAYALKNEKFEVSIGILEDDIKDDNLGLYPSMFAGWGDEAGALKDRLAYEALRNGHLKRCFDNQNYFDTDHPGGTVDAQGVVTQGIFSNMSGAGAVQPWFLLDTRKPLKPILLQNREEANFDMITDPKSEHVFKTGEYLAGGKARSAAGYTYPHLSHRSTLALTEENYVAACAQMAALVDEQGEPLGVKPNLIVVGTSNKAAARTLFKAQNKAGGASNIYFQDVEILEADRLL, encoded by the coding sequence GTGCTGATCACGCAAGAGAACCTGGAAGCCCTGCGCACGGGTTTCCGCACCGACTTCAAGGGCGGCATGACCCGCGTGAAGCCGAGCTACCAGGCCTTCACCACCGAGGTGCCGTCGGCCACCAAGATCACGACCTACGGGTTCCTGAAGAACTGGCCGATCTTCCGCCGCTGGCTGGGCGAGCGCCGCATCCAGTCGCTCGAAGAGCTGGCCTATGCGCTGAAGAACGAAAAGTTCGAGGTGTCGATCGGCATTCTCGAAGATGACATCAAGGACGACAACCTCGGCCTCTATCCGTCGATGTTCGCCGGCTGGGGTGACGAGGCCGGCGCCCTGAAGGACCGCCTGGCTTACGAGGCCCTGAGGAACGGCCACCTGAAGCGGTGCTTCGACAACCAAAACTACTTCGACACCGACCACCCCGGCGGCACTGTCGACGCCCAGGGCGTTGTCACCCAGGGCATCTTCTCCAACATGAGCGGCGCCGGCGCGGTCCAGCCCTGGTTCCTGCTCGACACCCGCAAGCCGCTGAAGCCGATCCTCCTGCAGAACCGCGAGGAGGCCAACTTCGACATGATCACCGACCCCAAGTCGGAGCATGTATTCAAGACCGGCGAATACCTGGCCGGCGGCAAGGCGCGGTCGGCGGCGGGCTACACCTATCCGCACCTGTCGCACCGCTCGACGCTCGCGCTGACGGAAGAAAACTACGTCGCCGCCTGCGCGCAAATGGCCGCCCTGGTGGACGAGCAAGGCGAGCCGCTGGGCGTCAAGCCCAACCTGATCGTCGTCGGCACCTCCAACAAGGCCGCCGCCCGCACGCTGTTCAAGGCCCAGAACAAGGCCGGCGGCGCGTCCAACATCTACTTCCAGGACGTCGAGATCCTGGAAGCCGATCGGCTGCTGTGA
- a CDS encoding phage protease, whose amino-acid sequence MRSSLHLTSSSVIAICDTAPPVAGGDEVAFCVAEGDLVENGQPKAWVKLMPIGVFKARDSRPPWEVRDRAHAEQIVAASRAFAGQTDMVIDYDHQSEAAMKDKTIQAPASGWSKDLRVQDDGIYGRIEWTPRATAALVDKEYRYISPVFTHAPHAADGAPAPVVRLLRAGLTNNPALTDLPAVASLSHPPKETGMTLLQRLLAAIGLPETSTEAQALAACSSLVTASAGIKKIATTAGLAETAEVEAICTAITASAAEPDASKYVPIALFKDLQTQVASIRGATVEEKATASVDAAIAAGKIAPAHKDYWVKNAKADPTGFAEYVASAAAIITPGGKLPAGGKPPATGEITALTAEQVALCASMGWDQAAYLEELKNEVQA is encoded by the coding sequence ATGCGTTCGTCTCTGCACCTCACCTCGTCGTCCGTCATCGCCATCTGCGACACCGCTCCGCCGGTGGCCGGCGGCGACGAGGTGGCCTTTTGCGTCGCTGAAGGCGACCTGGTCGAAAACGGTCAGCCCAAGGCGTGGGTGAAGTTGATGCCGATCGGCGTCTTCAAGGCGCGCGATAGCCGTCCGCCCTGGGAGGTTCGCGATCGCGCTCACGCCGAGCAGATCGTCGCCGCGTCTCGGGCCTTTGCCGGCCAGACCGACATGGTCATCGACTACGACCACCAATCCGAAGCGGCGATGAAGGACAAGACCATCCAGGCTCCGGCCTCGGGATGGTCCAAGGATCTGCGCGTCCAGGATGACGGCATCTACGGCCGGATCGAGTGGACGCCGCGCGCGACCGCCGCCTTGGTCGACAAAGAGTACCGCTACATCAGCCCCGTCTTCACCCACGCCCCGCACGCCGCCGACGGCGCGCCCGCGCCGGTGGTGCGCCTGCTGCGCGCCGGGCTGACCAACAACCCCGCCCTGACCGACCTGCCGGCCGTGGCCTCGCTTTCTCACCCCCCCAAGGAAACCGGAATGACCCTCTTGCAACGTCTTCTGGCGGCCATCGGCCTGCCGGAGACTTCGACCGAAGCTCAGGCGCTGGCCGCCTGTTCGTCGCTGGTGACGGCTTCCGCCGGCATCAAGAAGATCGCCACCACGGCGGGTCTGGCCGAGACCGCCGAGGTTGAAGCCATCTGCACGGCGATCACCGCCTCGGCCGCCGAGCCCGACGCCTCCAAGTACGTGCCGATTGCGCTGTTCAAGGATCTGCAGACTCAGGTGGCGTCCATCCGGGGCGCGACCGTTGAGGAGAAGGCCACCGCCTCGGTCGACGCCGCCATCGCCGCCGGCAAGATCGCGCCGGCCCACAAGGACTACTGGGTCAAGAACGCCAAGGCCGACCCGACCGGGTTCGCCGAGTACGTCGCCTCGGCCGCCGCGATCATCACGCCTGGCGGGAAGTTGCCCGCTGGCGGCAAGCCGCCGGCCACCGGCGAGATCACCGCCCTGACCGCCGAGCAGGTCGCCCTGTGCGCCAGCATGGGCTGGGACCAGGCCGCCTACCTGGAAGAACTCAAGAACGAGGTTCAAGCCTGA
- a CDS encoding PBECR2 nuclease fold domain-containing protein → MAQIELKALPPEEAIAYLRKRGGVLEETFDHRDVFGELHTRMFTVAKSIGYDMLGDVFAGLDKALAEGLTLETFRANLTPLLQAKGWWGKAIENDPVDGEDKVVQLGSPHRLRTIFDANMRTSYAAGRWERWQRTKATFPILQYLHTDQEHPRLEHKAWGDQPVILYMDDPWWTVHLGPNGWFCKCGARQLNQRMMDREGLKLTDKPIAFPPKPYTNPRTGQTIQVEGGITPGWGYNVGAAHLAGVTPEPAPTLPPAPATSPSSTTKPPIAPRPGPAILDAGVVVEEAAAAFLTRFALGPAEAKIFKDVAGEGVPIGPALFTTPAGTAATFTTAQLQAMPLAAEALAAPAEIRWVWRPAADGTNELVRRYIARLKTDGQVVDVVLEHVVGGRGRWSMASSLDAGFVLDAWREGDVAWPASGPAPGPGN, encoded by the coding sequence ATGGCCCAGATCGAGCTGAAGGCCCTGCCGCCCGAGGAGGCGATCGCTTACCTCAGGAAGCGCGGCGGGGTCCTGGAGGAGACGTTCGATCACCGCGACGTCTTCGGCGAGCTGCACACCCGGATGTTCACCGTGGCCAAGTCGATCGGCTACGACATGCTGGGCGACGTGTTCGCCGGGCTCGACAAGGCGCTGGCCGAGGGCCTGACGCTGGAGACCTTCCGCGCCAACCTGACGCCGCTGCTGCAGGCCAAGGGCTGGTGGGGCAAGGCGATCGAGAACGACCCGGTCGACGGGGAAGACAAGGTCGTGCAGCTGGGCTCGCCCCACCGGCTGCGCACCATCTTCGACGCCAACATGCGCACCTCCTACGCGGCCGGCCGCTGGGAGCGGTGGCAGCGGACCAAGGCGACGTTCCCGATCCTGCAGTACCTGCACACCGACCAGGAGCATCCGCGCCTGGAGCACAAGGCCTGGGGCGACCAGCCGGTGATCCTCTACATGGACGATCCCTGGTGGACCGTTCACCTGGGCCCCAACGGCTGGTTCTGCAAATGCGGCGCCCGCCAGCTGAACCAGCGGATGATGGACCGCGAGGGCCTGAAGCTGACCGACAAGCCGATCGCCTTCCCGCCGAAGCCCTACACCAACCCACGCACCGGCCAGACCATCCAGGTCGAGGGCGGCATCACGCCGGGCTGGGGCTACAACGTCGGGGCCGCGCACCTGGCCGGCGTCACGCCCGAGCCCGCGCCGACGTTGCCGCCCGCGCCGGCGACGTCCCCCAGCTCGACGACGAAGCCGCCGATCGCGCCACGACCAGGTCCCGCGATCCTGGACGCCGGCGTCGTGGTCGAGGAGGCCGCCGCCGCCTTCCTGACCCGGTTCGCCTTGGGCCCGGCCGAGGCCAAGATCTTCAAGGACGTCGCCGGCGAGGGCGTGCCGATCGGCCCGGCCCTGTTCACCACCCCGGCCGGGACGGCGGCGACCTTCACGACCGCCCAGCTGCAGGCCATGCCGCTGGCGGCCGAGGCCCTGGCCGCGCCGGCGGAGATCCGCTGGGTCTGGCGGCCGGCGGCCGACGGGACCAACGAGCTGGTGCGGCGGTACATCGCCCGCCTGAAGACCGACGGCCAGGTGGTGGACGTCGTGCTCGAGCACGTGGTCGGCGGCCGGGGTCGCTGGTCGATGGCCAGCTCGCTGGACGCGGGGTTCGTGCTGGACGCCTGGCGCGAAGGCGATGTGGCGTGGCCCGCCTCTGGGCCCGCGCCTGGACCCGGGAACTGA
- a CDS encoding cadherin repeat domain-containing protein yields the protein MGYSPGREGAPYLAIEGADFGHDWIFQHADGSPRSLAQVVAVDVRLEGPRANPVVLEFALGDGLAILSGNVVRMAIDRVRAAAWPRGPYTGGMIVRWADGTDTAVVLFTLLADTISRAAATVPGASTSTVQCLSTQTRVVMEPAGVLSSIVPQIQISALEYPDNTPVGTVVAFVTVNPPGAEIIYSLADDAGGALTVIDSYKIAVAGQPDALVHPALTVTVEGAVTDGPTRLSTDFTFTLQPSPRGRLRFNDPANSGLAGAL from the coding sequence ATGGGCTATTCACCCGGGCGCGAGGGCGCGCCCTATCTCGCCATCGAGGGCGCCGACTTCGGCCACGACTGGATCTTCCAGCACGCGGACGGCAGCCCCAGGTCGCTGGCCCAGGTGGTCGCGGTCGATGTGCGCCTCGAAGGACCGCGCGCCAATCCGGTGGTGCTGGAGTTCGCCCTGGGCGACGGCCTGGCCATCCTGTCGGGCAACGTCGTGCGGATGGCGATTGACAGGGTGCGCGCCGCCGCCTGGCCGCGAGGCCCCTATACCGGCGGCATGATCGTCAGGTGGGCCGACGGGACCGACACGGCCGTGGTGCTGTTCACCCTGCTGGCCGACACGATCAGCCGCGCGGCGGCCACGGTCCCGGGGGCGTCGACGTCGACGGTGCAATGCCTGTCGACCCAGACGCGGGTGGTCATGGAGCCGGCCGGGGTGCTGTCGAGCATCGTGCCGCAGATTCAGATCTCGGCTCTGGAGTACCCCGACAACACGCCGGTGGGCACGGTGGTCGCGTTCGTCACGGTCAATCCGCCGGGCGCGGAGATCATCTACAGCCTGGCTGACGACGCCGGCGGCGCCCTGACCGTGATCGACAGCTACAAGATCGCGGTGGCCGGCCAGCCCGACGCGCTCGTCCACCCCGCCTTGACCGTCACGGTCGAGGGCGCGGTGACGGACGGCCCGACGCGCCTCTCCACGGACTTCACCTTCACCTTGCAGCCGAGCCCGCGCGGCCGACTGCGCTTTAACGACCCGGCCAACTCTGGCCTCGCGGGAGCTCTCTGA
- a CDS encoding DUF935 domain-containing protein, with the protein MARTSLVDHLGRPIDFGALKKPQGGPTLTGIRSVIGGHPADGLTPQRLTRILRQADQGDGEAYYELAEQMEEKYLHYNAVLGVRKRAVSQLEISVDAALDDAASVRHADFVRDWVDRDELESELFHILDAVGKATSFTAIGWDTSEGQWMPSSLEWRDPRWFTTDLVDGRTPMLRAEDGTLERLAPFAWIHHEHQAKSGLPIRSGLARPAAWAYLFQAFAIKDWVALAEVFGLPLRVGRYDNGETAENIRLLAHAVAGIASDASAVFPKSMDVEFIKGDTSGGTDLFERLCEYLDKQVSKAVLGQTATTDSVVGGLGSGKEHGDVREDIQRADAKLLAATLNRDLIRPMIDLNFGPQKKYPRLRIGKSEAWDPAVMMPALKTFVELGGKVGASVIRDKLSIPDPGADEELLVAPQQPVSPLALPNPANDPQGGQKPPGGSPTVARDPSAPPAALLKPLKEALAAAALSLAPGRDAIEVFTADELSGWEAVIDPIIAPIEATLAACSTLEEARDKLASAIAGIDAAALAQLLARAGFAARLVGQSGLPLAEGG; encoded by the coding sequence ATGGCCCGTACCTCTCTCGTCGACCACCTCGGCCGGCCGATCGACTTCGGCGCGCTGAAGAAGCCCCAGGGCGGCCCGACCCTGACCGGGATCCGCTCGGTGATCGGCGGCCACCCGGCCGACGGCCTGACGCCCCAGCGCCTGACGCGGATCCTGCGCCAGGCCGACCAGGGCGACGGCGAGGCCTATTACGAGCTGGCCGAGCAGATGGAGGAGAAATACCTCCACTACAACGCCGTGCTGGGCGTGCGTAAGCGGGCCGTCAGCCAGCTGGAGATCTCGGTCGACGCGGCCCTGGATGACGCCGCCTCGGTGCGCCACGCCGACTTCGTGCGCGACTGGGTCGACCGCGACGAGCTGGAGTCGGAGCTGTTCCACATTCTCGACGCGGTCGGGAAGGCCACCAGCTTCACGGCGATCGGCTGGGATACCTCCGAAGGCCAGTGGATGCCCTCGTCCCTGGAGTGGCGTGATCCGCGCTGGTTCACCACTGACCTGGTCGACGGCCGAACCCCGATGCTGCGCGCCGAGGACGGCACGCTGGAGCGCCTGGCGCCGTTCGCCTGGATCCATCACGAGCACCAGGCCAAGTCGGGCCTGCCGATCCGCTCGGGCCTGGCCCGGCCGGCGGCCTGGGCCTACCTGTTCCAAGCTTTCGCGATCAAGGACTGGGTCGCCCTGGCCGAGGTGTTCGGCCTGCCGCTGCGGGTCGGTCGCTACGACAACGGCGAGACGGCCGAGAACATCCGCCTGCTGGCCCACGCCGTGGCCGGCATCGCCTCGGACGCCAGCGCCGTCTTCCCCAAGTCGATGGACGTGGAGTTCATCAAGGGCGACACCTCGGGCGGCACCGACCTGTTCGAGCGCCTGTGCGAGTACCTGGACAAACAGGTCAGCAAGGCGGTGCTGGGCCAGACGGCCACCACCGACTCGGTGGTCGGCGGCCTGGGCTCGGGCAAGGAGCATGGCGACGTCCGCGAGGACATCCAGCGCGCCGACGCCAAGCTGCTGGCCGCCACCCTGAACCGCGACCTGATCAGGCCGATGATCGACCTGAACTTCGGGCCGCAGAAGAAATACCCGCGCCTGCGCATCGGCAAGTCCGAGGCCTGGGACCCGGCGGTCATGATGCCGGCGCTCAAGACCTTCGTCGAACTGGGCGGCAAGGTCGGGGCCTCGGTCATCCGCGACAAGCTGAGCATCCCCGACCCCGGCGCGGACGAGGAGCTACTGGTCGCGCCCCAGCAGCCGGTCTCGCCGCTGGCTCTACCCAACCCCGCCAACGACCCGCAGGGCGGCCAGAAGCCTCCCGGGGGATCGCCGACGGTAGCGCGGGACCCTTCAGCCCCCCCAGCGGCCCTCTTAAAGCCTCTTAAAGAGGCCTTGGCCGCCGCTGCTCTGTCTCTCGCGCCGGGTCGGGACGCGATCGAGGTGTTCACCGCCGACGAGCTGTCGGGCTGGGAGGCGGTGATCGATCCGATCATCGCGCCGATCGAGGCGACCCTGGCCGCCTGCAGCACGTTGGAGGAGGCGCGCGACAAGCTGGCCTCGGCGATCGCTGGCATCGACGCCGCCGCCCTGGCCCAGCTGCTGGCCCGGGCCGGCTTCGCCGCGCGCCTGGTCGGGCAGAGCGGCTTGCCTCTGGCCGAGGGCGGCTGA
- a CDS encoding terminase large subunit domain-containing protein gives MAFDIGPITNEEWAAHRREAMQAMPAFLAGKALPDILMPSQKALLLATASNKVVVSDKSRRIGFTWAVAADAVLTAGAQKTAGGMDVLYIGYNLDMAREFIDTSGMWAKAFAPAVTEVGEFLFDDPDPSGKGADKKIQAFRIGFASGFEIVALSSRPRSLRGRQGYVILDEFAFHDDPRGLLKAAMALLIWGGKVLVISTHNGVDNPFNELIQEVHSGKRPGKVVRCTFDQALEEGLYQRVCLTQGIEWTPEGEAAFRAETRASYGADAAEELDCVPSQGSGVYLSRALIEACSTADAPVLRLHVKPEFELEPEHQRRSYVDAWLEQTVLPEIKKLDRGLRHFFGEDFALTGDVSGLVPISIDRNLKRRVPFMIEMRHVPHEQQKQVVFFLGQNMPRFSGGKLDGNGNGSFLGQVTLQKFGESRIEVVKPTQDWYRENMPKMQALFSDRDISIPAHTDVVDDLRQIKLIKGIPMVPKDAHHKGSDGLNRHGDFGVALCLAVAASYGDASEYGYTAVTPRTVFSDAVQDDDAWPRPYETPDHDTSIAGQLRGGGTF, from the coding sequence ATGGCGTTCGACATCGGACCGATCACGAACGAGGAGTGGGCCGCGCACCGCCGCGAGGCGATGCAGGCCATGCCTGCGTTCCTGGCCGGCAAAGCGCTGCCCGACATCCTGATGCCGTCGCAGAAGGCCCTGCTGCTCGCGACGGCGTCCAACAAGGTGGTCGTCTCCGACAAGAGCCGGCGGATCGGCTTCACCTGGGCGGTGGCCGCCGACGCGGTGCTGACGGCCGGCGCCCAGAAGACCGCCGGGGGGATGGACGTCCTCTACATTGGCTACAACCTCGACATGGCGCGGGAGTTCATCGACACCAGCGGCATGTGGGCCAAGGCGTTCGCGCCGGCGGTCACCGAGGTGGGCGAGTTCCTGTTCGACGACCCCGACCCCAGCGGCAAGGGCGCGGACAAGAAGATCCAGGCCTTCCGGATCGGCTTCGCCTCGGGCTTCGAGATCGTGGCCCTATCCAGCCGGCCGCGCTCGCTGCGCGGTCGCCAGGGCTATGTGATCCTGGACGAGTTCGCCTTCCACGATGATCCGCGCGGCCTGCTGAAGGCGGCCATGGCGCTGCTGATCTGGGGCGGCAAGGTGCTGGTGATCTCGACGCACAACGGCGTCGACAACCCGTTCAACGAGCTGATCCAGGAAGTCCACTCCGGCAAGCGGCCGGGCAAGGTCGTGCGCTGCACCTTCGACCAGGCGCTGGAGGAAGGCCTCTATCAGCGCGTCTGCCTGACGCAGGGGATCGAGTGGACGCCCGAGGGCGAGGCCGCTTTCCGTGCCGAGACCCGCGCCTCCTATGGCGCCGACGCGGCCGAGGAACTGGACTGCGTCCCCAGCCAGGGCTCTGGCGTCTATCTGAGCCGGGCGCTGATCGAGGCCTGCTCGACGGCCGACGCGCCGGTGCTGCGCCTGCACGTCAAACCCGAGTTCGAGCTGGAGCCCGAGCACCAGCGCCGCTCCTATGTCGACGCCTGGCTGGAGCAGACGGTTCTTCCCGAGATCAAGAAGCTGGATCGCGGCCTGCGCCACTTCTTCGGCGAGGACTTCGCCCTGACCGGCGACGTCTCGGGCCTGGTGCCTATCTCGATCGACCGCAACCTCAAGCGCCGCGTGCCCTTCATGATCGAGATGCGGCACGTGCCGCACGAACAGCAAAAGCAGGTGGTCTTCTTCCTGGGCCAGAACATGCCCCGGTTCTCCGGCGGCAAGCTGGACGGCAACGGCAACGGCTCGTTTCTGGGCCAGGTCACCCTTCAGAAGTTCGGCGAGAGCCGCATCGAAGTCGTGAAGCCGACCCAGGATTGGTACCGCGAGAACATGCCCAAAATGCAGGCGCTGTTCTCGGATCGCGACATCTCGATCCCGGCGCACACCGACGTGGTCGACGACCTGCGCCAGATCAAGCTGATCAAGGGGATCCCGATGGTCCCCAAGGACGCCCACCACAAGGGGTCGGATGGCCTGAACCGGCACGGCGACTTCGGCGTCGCGCTCTGCCTGGCCGTGGCCGCCAGCTACGGCGACGCCTCGGAATACGGCTACACCGCGGTGACGCCCCGAACCGTCTTCAGCGACGCCGTCCAGGACGACGACGCCTGGCCGCGCCCCTACGAAACCCCCGACCACGACACCAGCATCGCCGGCCAGCTGCGCGGCGGAGGCACCTTCTGA
- a CDS encoding phage protein Gp27 family protein translates to MAPGRKTPSSIDRLPDEIQELIASKRRGGATIDQIMEHLDLLNVDVSRSAVGRHVKTLAEIGEDLRRTEALSRFIVEKFGDEPDERVARASMRILQGVLMNLMVDRPTDEEGLPIGVGVDEANKLALSLQRVMSAQRMDTERQIKIRAMAKAEALEEAAKAVDQAARKMAGGMTKDTIAAIKSEILGVGR, encoded by the coding sequence ATGGCCCCCGGCCGCAAGACCCCGTCGTCGATCGACCGCCTCCCGGATGAGATCCAGGAGCTGATCGCCAGTAAGCGTCGCGGCGGGGCGACCATCGACCAGATCATGGAGCATCTCGACCTCCTGAACGTGGACGTGTCGCGCTCGGCCGTCGGTCGACACGTCAAGACCCTGGCCGAGATCGGCGAGGATCTGCGCCGCACTGAGGCCTTGTCGAGGTTCATCGTCGAGAAGTTCGGCGACGAGCCGGACGAGCGTGTGGCCCGCGCCAGCATGCGGATCCTTCAGGGCGTGCTGATGAACCTGATGGTGGATCGCCCCACCGACGAGGAGGGCCTGCCGATCGGCGTGGGCGTGGACGAGGCCAACAAGCTGGCGCTGTCGCTGCAGCGGGTGATGAGCGCCCAACGCATGGACACGGAACGGCAGATCAAGATCCGCGCCATGGCGAAGGCCGAGGCCCTGGAAGAGGCCGCCAAGGCCGTCGACCAGGCCGCCAGGAAGATGGCGGGCGGCATGACCAAGGACACGATCGCGGCGATCAAGTCCGAGATCCTGGGCGTGGGTCGATGA
- a CDS encoding DUF2730 family protein, with product MTTFLKFWPVLVIVLNALTVWIAWSLRQLAKNEVERIVAAAVDLLKKADAEASSRLATVVEDVDEHDTRLTKLEEQLKALPQRADFERLEHGFSDLKAVVNGNAATLLGVEKGQENTQKAVDRLTNYLLESRT from the coding sequence GTGACGACCTTCCTGAAGTTCTGGCCGGTCCTGGTCATCGTCCTGAACGCCCTGACCGTGTGGATCGCCTGGTCGCTGCGGCAGCTGGCCAAGAACGAGGTCGAGCGGATCGTCGCGGCGGCGGTCGACCTGCTGAAGAAGGCCGACGCCGAAGCCTCGTCCAGGCTGGCGACCGTGGTCGAGGACGTCGATGAGCACGACACCCGGCTGACCAAGTTGGAGGAGCAGCTGAAGGCGCTGCCGCAGCGCGCCGATTTCGAGCGCCTTGAGCACGGCTTCTCCGACCTGAAGGCCGTGGTCAACGGCAACGCCGCGACCCTGCTCGGCGTCGAGAAGGGCCAGGAAAACACCCAGAAGGCCGTCGACCGGCTGACCAACTACCTGCTGGAGAGCCGCACGTGA